GTTTTCACTTGAGAAAAAGTGTTTGATCGGTGACACTCCGTCCGGTGAGCGCTTGAGGCAAGCCGCCAACGAGCGCGTGATCTTTGGAACACGGATTTGAAGTGATTTAACCCTGCCATGCTCGTGTTTAGAAACCAAGTCCTTGAACCGTAGTAAACCAATGACGGGGCTCGTGCTCTGAGGGTGGCCGACAGGCCTTAACTGGAAGTCGAAAGCCGTCGAGTGGGCTCCACCTGTTTCTAACAAGTTCAAAGGAACTGTTACCCACGGCATTACGGCGGGGTTTTACATTTCAATCTGACGCGGCAAGGGTTGAACACGCGCCTCCCCGGGCTTTTTGTTTTGGGCGACACGCAACACTGGTGTTAAGTTAGCGCCATGTCGAGCGATGACTTGTTCGCCTCCCCGCCCCCACCTGAAGCAGCGGGAACGGTCGCGACGGAAGTGAAATCGTTCCAACACCAGCCGCTCGCGGCGCGGATGCGGCCGCGTGATCTCGGGGAATTCGCCGGACAATCGCACATCCTCGGACCGGGACAATTGCTCCGACGCGCCATCGAGGCCGACCGCATTCAATCGGTGATTTTTTACGGGCCGCCTGGCACGGGCAAAACGTCGCTCGCGCAAATCATTGCCAACCAAACCAGGAGCAAGTTCGAACATCTCAGCGGCGTCGAGTCAAACGTCGCCGACATGCGGCGGGTCCTTTCGGCCGCCGCCAACCGCCTGGAGAACAAAGGGCAGCCGACGATCTTGTTCATTGACGAGATCCACCGTTTCAACAAGGCGCAGCAGGACGTTTTGCTGCCCGACGTCGAGAGCGGCGTGGTGCGACTCATCGGCGCCACCACTCACAATCCGTTCTTCTTCGTCAACTCACCGCTGGTCTCGCGGTCGCAAATTTTTGAACTGCGCCCACTTGGCCAGGACGAACTCCATGATCTGCTACGGCGCGCACTGACCGACACGGAGCGTGGATTGGGGTGTTTGAAAATCAGGGCCGACGAGACCGCGTTGCGCCATCTGGCGAACATTGCCGATGGGGACGCACGCAAGGCATTGAACTCGCTCGAACTCGCGGCACTCACCACCGCGCCTGCCGACGACGGATTCATTCACGTCAATCTGGCTGTGGCGGAGCAGTGCATCCAA
This window of the Candidatus Angelobacter sp. genome carries:
- a CDS encoding replication-associated recombination protein A — encoded protein: MSSDDLFASPPPPEAAGTVATEVKSFQHQPLAARMRPRDLGEFAGQSHILGPGQLLRRAIEADRIQSVIFYGPPGTGKTSLAQIIANQTRSKFEHLSGVESNVADMRRVLSAAANRLENKGQPTILFIDEIHRFNKAQQDVLLPDVESGVVRLIGATTHNPFFFVNSPLVSRSQIFELRPLGQDELHDLLRRALTDTERGLGCLKIRADETALRHLANIADGDARKALNSLELAALTTAPADDGFIHVNLAVAEQCIQKKAVVYDGDGDAHYDTISAFIKSMRGSDPDATLYWLAKMIHAGEDPRFIARRIVIHAAEDVGLADPMALVLANAAFQAAEFIGWPEARIPIAEAALYIATANKSNSVITAVDAALEDIRSGQTLPVPEHLRDAHYAGAERLGHGKGYHYAHDFPGHFVVQDHLGAAKKYYEPSDQGVEKKIKERVEKWRALVAKEQARQPPPDQQPPEPRELERE